The Plasmodium relictum strain SGS1 genome assembly, chromosome: 9 genome window below encodes:
- a CDS encoding amino acid transporter, putative, with the protein MLKYYPEKYESNAKEYDYIERKKKKLKKLNTPYTKQPNDLRTCLYNACINFSYTDIYQEYIRRFNLNSYNNCDYDQIRRNSFISKEEFLKYYNFNYYNKNFELESEVAYDEEFSEDSDGDSGIEEIGNYMIKKYKNKTKNKIKNILLLKREYKNVSSIEKIEEDKKSIEKWSNKEIESKKEYNDFLSKSYTSKMLSIISHENLSNSSDELLRTNKKKKNIFYTENYVRKNFFLNLFKDSEESSFASNFNFPFLNCNDINKRKIKNSGNEDYFYMLNNLIEAQNDPFFEKYHKDINKILANKNLIISKKEKVKYEEEIHGQIKNQGEKKKVKNNLRLTSDKNKREEKKDEQLKIKEKSEKIKDERLQSKEQKSEQLKSKERKGERLRSKEHKSEQLKSKERKGERLRSKEQKIEQLKNKERKGERLKSKEQKIEQLKNKERKGEPRKDKILKIEDKKDNIHIKEEEKCERLANEEINTYYDDTMNKKQMKESKILKHDTYKSIEPLTPENMHIYLKKIFKNENINFNQKRINKRDRWNSLSQFICACIGASLSVHCYLDMPELKSESDIIIISLLFLFCYLFIGWPLLQLEFALGQISQSCIVNSLSFLKKTFRGIGLISLIISFYILSKNINNSVDTFIIVTNTFWNPLPWNLKECEKINDKMKCINNNKCKWVTNNDIDNKINNLFNENKNSSANMKNSNKREISNNNTFINDNENIDNKEVCASIGVLEVINFFSEKVKFLWKFGSLFFIILIIYFLLRIEDMSLNQSLHYSFLFFFMVILFQIFILYYELQPKIMKNIFIKYNQNILFNKDFFLYINSPLIAKIITIVLISINCSTGLNYMFSSYTNIGENIIFPSFYVILGSFIGILMYLVYYYLCIQSISNYPFIYDKIALNILLDNFKTMTINYSSIQEFLKKKNSINHYIIYVVALSRIKFPNIMSFIFFLSCILVIITSSAIYLKGVILILKESRKFKILKKKTITLFIITLYLFIGIFNLFNFGHNIILLINFVTSNYIYLFTAILQIICITWVYGCTHVGKIINHKKLYFYFSLNFFITISIIPMILYFYKHVVQNIFFILLLFLFLFIVFISINVILLYLIKGDIVLKEKMYFLYIFNIDLLRRKLNNIIYGKRRTYDLKIKKFKCVLFRKFTLTWCYIVKYFIPFILIFIFLTNILYYIHFFISIRNHGSRDPSYYKSLNKANGHSYLRKTINKNGYTKDKWGRAIGFNSVDDTYNNDNYNYNTFRLYNNIKDNIGSTNYNNLNNDENGIHAQLGTRNENKDINIQKNESPYLFSLYIFFFITVILLLFVAVIALISFIQPSRLRIFIYPPTYMWNINDVHYKKKNPMNFLYTRYIFFFEEIFPIEKIMPFYIWNHIKKHIKKESFTNSLQEDNEDNETIYDKKFTYMSKFDYENYIFRLIDHGSKLYDLNEMKNYNL; encoded by the coding sequence TATATAAGAAGATTTAACCTTAATTCATATAACAATTGTGATTATGATCAAATAAGAAgaaattcttttatatctaaagaggaatttttaaaatattacaaCTTCAAttactataataaaaactttgAATTAGAATCAGAAGTAGCTTATGATGAAGAATTTTCTGAAGATTCAGATGGAGACAGTGGCATAGAAGAAATAGGAAactatatgataaaaaaatataaaaataaaacaaaaaataaaataaaaaatatattattattgaaaagagaatataaaaatgtaagttcaattgaaaaaatagaagaggACAAAAAATCAATAGAAAAATGGAGcaataaagaaatagaatcaaaaaaggaatataatGATTTCCTTTCAAAATCTTATACTTCTAAAATGTTATCAATAATTAGCCATGAAAACCTCAGTAATAGTTCTGATGAATTATTAAgaacaaataaaaagaagaaaaatattttctatacTGAGAATTAtgtaagaaaaaatttttttttgaatttattCAAAGATTCAGAAGAATCTTCTTTTGcttctaattttaattttccctttttaaattgtaacgatattaataaaagaaaaataaaaaattcaggAAACGaagattatttttacatGTTAAATAATTTGATAGAAGCTCAGAACGATCCATTTTTTGAAAAGTATCATAAggatattaataaaatattagcAAACAAAAACTTAATTATTtcaaagaaagaaaaagtaaaatacgAGGAAGAAATACATggacaaataaaaaatcaaggtgaaaaaaaaaaggtaaaaaataacttaaGATTAACaagtgataaaaataaaagagaagaaaaaaaggatgaacaattaaaaataaaagaaaaaagtgaaaaaataaaagatgaaaGATTGCAAAGTAAGGAACAAAAGAGTGAACAATTAAAAAGTAAAGAAAGAAAAGGTGAAAGATTAAGAAGTAAAGAGCATAAGAGTGAACAATTAAAAAGTAAAGAAAGAAAAGGTGAAAGATTAAGAAGTAAAGAGCAAAAGATtgaacaattaaaaaataaagaaagaaaagGTGAAAGATTAAAAAGTAAAGAGCAAAAGATTGAAcagttaaaaaataaagaaagaaaagGTGAACCAAGAAAAgacaaaattttaaaaattgaagATAAAAAGGATAATATACACATAaaggaagaagaaaaatgTGAAAGGCTAGcaaatgaagaaattaatACATATTATGATGATACaatgaataaaaaacaaatgaaGGAATCAAAGATTTTAAAACATGATACATATAAAAGCATAGAACCTCTAACTCCTGAAAAcatgcatatatatttaaaaaaaatttttaaaaatgaaaatataaattttaatcaaAAGAGGATTAATAAAAGAGACAGATGGAATTCCTTATCTCAATTTATTTGTGCATGTATAGGTGCATCTTTGAGTGTTCATTGTTATTTAGATATGCCAGAACTAAAATCCGAATCTgacattattataatttctctactttttttattttgctaTTTATTTATTGGGTGGCCATTACTTCAATTAGAATTTGCTTTAGGTCAAATATCACAAAGTTGCATAGTAAACAGCTtaagttttttaaaaaagacaTTTAGGGGTATTGGtcttatttctttaataatatcattttacattttatcaaaaaatattaataatagtgTTGATACATTCATAATTGTTACAAATACATTTTGGAATCCTTTACCATGGAATTTAAAAGAAtgtgaaaaaataaatgataaaatgaaatgcattaataataataaatgtaaGTGGGTAACTAATAATGatattgataataaaattaataatttatttaatgaaaataaaaattcaagtgcgaatatgaaaaattcaaataaaagagaaataagtaataataacacttttataaatgataatgaaaatattgataataaaGAAGTTTGTGCATCTATTGGAGTTTTAGAAgtgataaattttttttctgaaaaagtaaaatttttatggAAATTTGGGTccctattttttattatattaataatatattttttattaagaataGAAGATATGTCATTAAACCAAAGCTTACattattcctttttatttttttttatggttattttatttcaaatatttatattatattacgAATTACAGCCGAAAATTATGAAgaatatattcattaaatataacCAAAACATCTTGTTTAATAaagatttttttctttacattAACTCTCCTTTAATAGcaaaaataattacaattGTATTAATTTCTATTAATTGTTCAACTGGACTGAATTATATGTTTTCGTCTTATACGAATATAggagaaaatataatttttccttctttttatgttattttagGTTCATTTATAGGAATATTAATGTATTTAGTGTATTATTACTTATGTATTCAAAGCATAAGTAATTATCCCTTTATTTATGATAAAATAGCACTAAACATCTTATTGgataattttaaaacaatGACTATCAATTATTCTTCTATTCaggaatttttaaaaaagaagaattcAATAAATCATTACATCATTTATGTAGTAGCACTATCAAGGATAAAGTTTCCAAATATTATgagttttatattttttctttcttgtATTTTGGTCATTATTACTTCTTCTgctatatatttaaaaggagtaatattaatattaaaagaaagtagaaaatttaaaattctaaagaaaaaaacaattacCCTATTTATAATCActctatatttatttataggAATTTTCAATTTATTCAATTTTGGACATAACATCATTTTGTTGATAAATTTCGTTACATCAaactatatttatttatttactgCTATTCttcaaattatttgtataacATGGGTATATGGTTGTACACATGtaggaaaaataataaatcataaaaaattatatttttatttttctctaaatttttttattacaatttCAATTATACCTATGatactatatttttataagcaTGTTGTtcaaaacattttttttatattattattgtttttgTTTCTGTTTATAGTATTCATTTCGATTAATGtaattttattgtatttaaTTAAAGGGGATATTgtgttaaaagaaaaaatgtattttttatatatatttaacatTGATTTATTAAGGAGAaagttaaataatataatatatggAAAGAGAAGGACCTACGatttaaagataaaaaaatttaagtgtGTCTTATTTAGGAAATTTACATTAACATGGTGTTATATAGTGAAGTATTTTattccttttattttaatttttatatttttaactaacattttatattatattcatttctTTATATCCATCAGAAATCATGGAAGCAGAGACCCTTCTTATTATAAATCTCTTAATAAAGCAAATGGGCATtcatatttaagaaaaactattaataaaaatgggTATACGAAGGATAAATGGGGAAGAGCAATAGGATTTAATAGTGTAGATGACACTTATAACaatgataattataattataatacttTTCGTTTATACAATAATATCAAGGATAATATTGGTAGTAccaattataataatttgaataatgatgaaaatggAATACATGCTCAACTAGGAACAAggaatgaaaataaagatattaacatacaaaaaaatgaatctccatatttatttagtttatatatatttttttttataacagtaatattattattgttcGTTGCAGTTATTGCATTAATCTCTTTTATACAACCAAGTAGATtgagaatttttatttatcctCCAACTTACATGTGGAATATTAATGATgttcattataaaaaaaaaaatcctatgaattttttatatacaagatatatattcttttttgaaGAAATTTTTCctattgaaaaaattatgCCTTTTTATATATGGAATCATATTAagaaacatataaaaaaggaaagcTTCACAAATTCTCTACAAGAAGATAATGAAGATAATGAAACCATTTATGACAAGAAATTTACTTATATGAGTAAATTTGATTATGAGAATTACATTTTTAGATTAATTGACCACGGTTCAAAACTTTatgatttaaatgaaatgaaaaactataatttataa
- the PRP38A gene encoding pre-mRNA-splicing factor 38A, putative produces the protein MANRTDVTAIKIFGSNPQYLISNIIRSKIYESQYWKEKCFALTSESIIDQAINLKYVGGTYGGNRKPTRFLCLILKLLQIQPDKDIVYEYIKNEEFIYLRALGIFYLRLIGKSLEIYKNLEPILYDYRKIRIRLQDGTFQKIYMDEFVDNCLILNNFLDVDFPTLTKRQILEENDLLEKRNLEYYKELLNISSDNELLENEKDKEKKNLLQSDNQESDSNCSHTFNKICTDDENENENKTEKGKEKERYNRKELRKKEERRSKREKEKEKEKRRKIISKKKNNHTYYHGKKKKYSSGNQDSYSTSDSCEYFKKKEKYYSFKDSHKKKKEKKEKKEKILKVKKDEKKREKSKYLSLKKDKDIESYRESDTSYEKYIKKKENNKNVSIYDENKKEDMSIGQWNKIRKDLGMKPLK, from the exons ATGGCTAATCGTACAGACGTGACTgctataaaaatttttggtTCTAATCCTCAATATTTAATTTCAAATATTATAAGAAGCAAAATATATGAAAGCCAATACTGGAAAGAAAAATGTTTTGCTTTAACAT cTGAATCAATTATAGATCAAgcaataaatttaaaatatgtagGAGGAACATATGGGGGTAATAGAAAACCAACTCGTTTCTTATGCTTGATTTTAAAATTGTTACAAATTCAACCTGATAAAGATATagtatatgaatatataaaaaatgaagagtTCATTTATTTAAGAGCTTTgggaattttttatttaagatTGATAGGAAAAAGTTTAGAAATTTACAAGAACTTAGAACCTATTTTATATgattatagaaaaattagaatAAGACTTCAAGATGGaacatttcaaaaaatatatatggatGAATTTGTTGATAATTGCTTAATTCTAAATAACTTTTTAGATGTAGATTTTCCAACATTAACAAAAAGGCAAAttttagaagaaaatgatttattagaaaaaagaaatttagaatattataaagaattattaaatatttcttcAGATAATGAACtattagaaaatgaaaaggataaggaaaaaaaaaatttgctGCAAAGTGATAACCAAGAAAGTGATTCAAACTGTAGTCatacatttaataaaatttgtacagatgatgaaaatgaaaatgaaaataaaacagaaaaagggaaggaaaaagaaagatATAATAGAAAGGAactaagaaaaaaagaagaaagaagaagtaaaagagaaaaagaaaaagaaaaagaaaaaagaagaaagattataagtaaaaagaaaaataatcatACTTATTACCATggtaagaaaaaaaaatattcatctGGAAATCAAGATTCATATAGTACTTCTGATTCATgcgaatattttaaaaagaaggaaaaatattattcatttaaggattctcataaaaaaaaaaaggaaaaaaaggaaaaaaaagaaaaaattttaaaagtaaaaaaagatgaaaaaaaaagagaaaaaagcAAATATCTTAGtctaaaaaaagataaagataTAGAATCATATAGAGAAAGTGATACATCATatgaaaaatacataaaaaaaaaagaaaataacaaaaatgtaTCTAtttatgatgaaaataaaaaggaagatATGTCCATTGGCCAATGGAACAAAATTAGGAAAGATTTAGGTATGAAGCCACTTAAGTAG
- a CDS encoding mitochondrial ribosomal protein L2 precursor, putative: MNKLIWGLKNNLLVKRFFSNHYSPNIKRNVPEYIDFETFFPKRDIKPDVLSAFTMAKQQRLEKLLENNPLVLYKGRVIKKLSCPKIKNSGRNNVGKITTRHRGGGHVQRLRFIDFKRSRKDIYSTVLRIEYDPSRSAHIALIQYEDGVLSYILAPLLLRPGDKVIASKYANINPGNCLPLKNIPVGSIIHNIELRPGAGGQLIRAAGTYATVLSKDNQYATIKLKSTEIRKFPLECWATIGQVSNLQRHMRILGKAGVNRWLGKRPVVRGVAMNPSKHPHGGGTSKKHTKRPKCSLWGKCRDGFKTRSKKKPLGLIIRRNICGRLQKKYGVTA, translated from the coding sequence atgaataaattaatttgggggttaaaaaataatttattagttAAAAGATTTTTCTCTAATCATTACTCTCctaatattaaaagaaatgtaCCTGAATATATAGATTTTGAAACATTTTTCCCAAAAAGGGATATAAAACCAGATGTTTTATCAGCATTTACAATGGCAAAACAACAAAGATTAGAAAAACTTTTAGAAAACAATCCGTTAGTGTTATATAAAGGAagagtaataaaaaaactatCTTGCCCTAAGATTAAAAATTCAGGAAGAAATAATGTAGGAAAAATTACTACTCGTCATAGAGGAGGAGGCCATGTGCAAAGGTTGAGATTTATTGATTTCAAAAGATCTAGAAAAGATATTTATAGCACTGTATTAAGAATAGAATACGACCCATCTAGAAGTGCACACATAGCTTTAATTCAATATGAAGATGGTGTATTATCGTATATTTTGGCTCCTCTTTTATTGAGACCAGGAGATAAGGTTATTGCAAGTAAATATGCTAATATTAACCCAGGAAATTGTTTacctttaaaaaatattcctGTTGGTAGTATAATTCACAATATTGAATTAAGACCAGGGGCAGGGGGCCAATTAATAAGAGCAGCAGGAACATATGCAACAGTATTAAGTAAAGACAATCAATATGCAACcattaaattaaaatctaCGGAAATTCGAAAATTTCCTTTGGAATGTTGGGCTACTATTGGGCAAGTTTCCAATTTACAAAGGCATATGAGAATTTTGGGGAAAGCGGGAGTTAACAGATGGTTAGGTAAGAGGCCGGTAGTTAGAGGAGTGGCCATGAACCCTTCAAAGCATCCTCATGGAGGAGGTACTAGTAAGAAGCATACTAAAAGACCAAAATGTTCTCTATGGGGAAAATGCAGAGATGGATTTAAAACaagaagcaaaaaaaaaCCACTTGGATTAATTATTAGAAGAAATATATGTGGTcgtttacaaaaaaaatatggtgTTACTGCTTAG
- the AQP gene encoding aquaglyceroporin, putative, with translation MQIQPYKVPLKEFLGEFLGTFVLMFFGEGATANYYTVGASNDWLKLCLGWSLGVFFGILVSAKLSGAHLNLAVTLGLSSIKKFEYKKVPIYFLGQILGALLGTFTVYRLFYGFVNANQIPKFAWETGRNKLLSLQCAFMNEFLLTGLLLLVILVVIDENICGKFHVLKVSTIVGLTILCIGISFGGNTGFALNPSRDLGARILSFLAYGSQAFSGDHFYFWIPFIAPILGATVFCQFYDKIICPLLDIPSSEKDVIDV, from the coding sequence atGCAAATACAGCCTTACAAAGTACCTCTTAAAGAATTCTTAGGCGAATTTTTGGGAACTTTTGTACTTATGTTTTTTGGTGAAGGTGCAACAGCTAACTATTATACAGTAGGTGCCTCAAATGATTGGCTTAAATTATGTTTGGGTTGGAGTTTGGGTGTGTTCTTTGGAATATTAGTATCAGCAAAATTAAGTGGTGCACATTTAAATTTGGCTGTTACTTTAGGTTTATcttctattaaaaaatttgaatataaaaaggttcctatatattttttgggGCAAATTTTAGGAGCATTATTAGGAACATTTACTGTCTATAGATTATTCTATGGATTTGTTAATGCCAATCAAATTCCTAAATTTGCTTGGGAAACTGGTAGAAACAAATTACTTAGTTTGCAATGTGCTTTTATGAATGAATTTTTACTAACAGGATTATTACTTCTTGTAATATTAGTAGTAATAGATGAAAACATATGTGGGAAATTTCATGTATTAAAAGTTAGTACTATAGTTGGATTAACTATTTTATGTATTGGTATAAGTTTCGGTGGAAATACAGGATTTGCTCTTAACCCTTCAAGAGATTTAGGCGCTAGAATTCTCTCCTTTTTGGCATATGGAAGCCAAGCTTTTTCAGGagatcatttttatttttggaTTCCTTTTATAGCTCCCATTTTAGGTGCTACTGTTTTCTGTcaattttatgataaaataatttgCCCATTACTTGATATTCCATCAAGCGAAAAAGATGTTATAGATGTGTGA
- the GCVH gene encoding glycine cleavage H protein, putative, with product MLKFYRGFPHNRFNSFYVQKIFKKFLTYYTKTHEYIKISEENLKDLKNKSGIKCKIGISNYATEKLGEIVYIDIIYNINDYVKKGDCIATIESVKSVGDVYTPISGKITNINNKIIENVNLMNKSSESEGWVMELLTNDIDEKEILNISEYKKICDEEEKKEETKMQQNEINSLEEKNKNKIFDINDIKNIEDKGKYD from the coding sequence atgttAAAGTTTTATAGAGGATTTCCTCATAATCGTTTTAATTCGTTTTATgttcaaaaaatttttaaaaaatttttgacATATTACACGAAAACTCATgagtatattaaaataagtgaagaaaatttaaaagatttaaaaaataaaagtggTATAAAGTGCAAAATAGGTATAAGCAACTATGCAACTGAAAAATTAGGAGAAATTgtatatatagatataatatataacataaatgattatgtaaaaaaaggAGATTGCATAGCAACTATTGAAAGTGTTAAAAGTGTAGGTGATGTTTATACCCCAATAAGTGGTAAAATtactaatattaataataaaataatagaaaatgtTAATTTAATGAACAAAAGTTCTGAATCAGAAGGATGGGTTATGGAATTATTAACAAATGATAtagatgaaaaagaaatattgaACATTtctgaatataaaaaaatatgtgatGAAGAAGAGAAAAAGGAGGAAACAAAAATGCaacaaaatgaaattaattctctagaagaaaaaaacaagAATAAGATATTtgatataaatgatattaaaaaCATTGAAGATAAGGGAAAATatgattaa